One segment of Proteus appendicitidis DNA contains the following:
- a CDS encoding ogr/Delta-like zinc finger family protein, which yields MRVLTIYCPECGEKALIKKSNRKHKELSDLYCACRDPECGHTFVLNLTFSHTLMPSAKNKDTLLLDVIKNLSPEQREKALTLLQSM from the coding sequence ATGCGTGTCCTTACTATTTATTGTCCTGAATGTGGCGAAAAAGCGCTTATAAAAAAAAGTAATCGTAAACACAAAGAGTTATCGGATCTCTATTGTGCTTGTCGTGATCCTGAATGCGGGCATACCTTTGTTTTAAACCTCACGTTTAGTCACACCCTTATGCCAAGTGCAAAAAACAAAGATACGTTGTTATTAGATGTGATCAAAAATCTTTCTCCAGAACAACGAGAGAAAGCACTTACTCTTTTACAAAGCATGTAG